A genomic region of Colletotrichum destructivum chromosome 1, complete sequence contains the following coding sequences:
- a CDS encoding Putative structural maintenance of chromosomes protein — protein MYIKQIIIQGFKSYKEQTVIEPFSPGTNVIVGRNGSGKSNFFAAIRFVLSDAYTQMTREERQALLHEGSGSAVMSAYVEIIFDNSDERFPTGGKEVILRRTIGTKKDEYSVDRKVVTKNDVVNLLEAAGFSRSNPYYIVPQGRVTALTNMKESDRLTLLKEVAGTQVYEARRTESLKIMNETNNKREKIDELLGYIKERLAELEEEKEELRGFQDKDRERRCLEYALYYQEQQQIQEQLERIENIRQSGLDNTDSIRTELKDAEKMLTKLESEIHKLTKEMDLLKVERRQLEEDRRETAKSKAKAELKVKTLSDGQSAAVQTQQQHEADLAATIEEISTKKAELNNVIPEYTRRKQQEVDKKQQLDTAEAARNRLFTKQSRGSQFKNKAERDKYLRAEIEDLHSRLMSHKANKMDADEDVAGTENSIKQLESAVASLRQQLQNSGGARNDLVEEASKARETLDKLDDEKKLLCREEEKLDTVLQDARQERDRAERELSSMMDGDTARGLATIRRLKHERDIPGAYGTMAELLEVNDTYRLPVEQIAGNSMFHYIVDNDQTATYLTNYLRTNYGGRLTFMPLNRLHPRHITMPRSQDGIVPLLSKIGYDSMFEKAFQQVFGKVVVCPNLSIGGQYARSHGVDAITLDGDTTNKRGAMTGGYIDPRRSRLEAVQAVNKWRNEYEKLLQQSDRIRSQIEQKEQEITRAMGEVQKAEQKLRQLEAGFEPLRHELANKNGQLEHERRRLSDAVGHREAVERDMKIFTESLAANESELASDFKKSLSNAEEKQLVELDAQVQRLQKEWNDASKKRREAESRKQILETDINQNLQLRLDQLNSQAFENNTSSGDTGSLKEAQRELKKLQREANAIENKMQEIEAKLEELGGKLDRREAKKAEQEEIRSTVAAKEAKQRGAIEKSMSKKAVYTAQAADAAKAIRDLGVLPEEAFDKYERMDPRQIDSRLKKVRQALKKFQHVNKKAFEQYNSFTSQQDQLLKRRKELDASQESIEELVAHLDQRKDEAIERTFKQVSKEFATIFEKLVPAGHGRLVIQRRTDRRIDPESDEEQNRTVENYTGVGISVSFNSKTLDEQQRIQQLSGGQKSLCALCLIFALQQTESSPMVIFDEVDANLDAQYRTAVASLLESISQDAGTQFICTTFRPEIVHIADKCYGVTFHNKTSSIDCVPTEEALSFVEGVAAGK, from the exons ATGTACATCAAACAGATCATCATTCAGGGCTTCAAGAG CTACAAGGAACAAACCGTCATCGAGCCCTTCTCCCCCGGCACCaatgtcatcgtcggccgcaATGGATCCGGCAAGAGTAATTTCTTCGCGGCGATCCGCTTTGTGCTGAGCGATGCCTACACCCAGATGACCCGCGAGGAGCGTCAGGCGCTGTTGCACGAAGGATCAGGATCGGCTGTTATGTCCGCTTATGTCGAGATCATCTTCGACAACAGCGACGAGCGCTTCCCTACGGGAGGCAAGGAGGTCATTCTGCGCCGCACCATCGGAACGAAGAAGGACGAATACTCGGTCGATCGCAAAGTGGTGACGAAGAATGATGTCGTCAACCTGCTCGAGGCAGCTGGTTTCTCGAGGTCAAATCCTTACTACATCGTACCCCAAGGTCGTGTCACGGCCTTGACAAACATGAAGGAGTCTGACCGACTCACTCTGTTGAAGGAGGTGGCTGGAACTCAAGTCTATGAAGCGCGTCGAACCGAGTCGCTCAAGATTATGAACGAGACCAACAacaagagagaaaagatTGACGAGCTTCTGGGCTACATCAAAGAGCGCCTGGCGGAGCTcgaagaggaaaaggaggagcTCCGAGGCTTCCAGGACAAGGATCGCGAACGCAGGTGTCTCGAGTATGCGCTCTACTaccaagagcagcagcaaatCCAGGAGCAACTGGAGAGAATTGAAAACATTCGCCAAAGCGGACTTGACAACACCGACTCGATACGCACTGAgctcaaggacgccgagaagatgcTCACTAAACTGGAGTCGGAGATCCACAAGTTGACGAAAGAGATGGACCTACTCAAGGTTGagcgccgccagctcgaggaggatcGCCGCGAAACCGCCAAATcgaaggccaaggcggagCTCAAAGTGAAGACCTTGTCCGACGGCCAGTCCGCAGCCGTTCagacgcagcagcagcacgaggcGGATCTCGCGGCGACCATTGAGGAGATTTCGACGAAAAAGGCGGAGCTTAATAACGTCATTCCGGAATACACAAGGCGAAAGCAGCAAGAAGTggacaagaagcagcagTTGGACACGGCCGAAGCCGCGCGAAACCGCCTCTTCACCAAGCAGAGCCGCGGCTCCCAGTTTAAGAACAAGGCTGAGCGCGACAAGTACTTGAGAGCGGAAATCGAGGATCTGCACTCCAGACTCATGAGCCACAAGGCAAACAAAATGGATGCTGATGAGGATGTTGCCGGGACCGAGAATTCGATCAAGCAACTCGAGAGCGCTGTTGCGAGTCTGAGACAGCAGTTGCAAAACTCGGGCGGTGCTCGCAACGACCTGGTCGAGGAAGCGAGCAAGGCGAGAGAGACTTTGGAtaagctcgacgacgagaagaagcttcTCTGCCGTGAAGAGGAAAAGCTCGACACCGTCTTGCAGGATGCCCGGCAGGAGAGAGATCGGGCGGAGCGCGAGCTGAGCTCCATGATGGATGGTGATACCGCTCGTGGTCTCGCGACCATCCGCCGGTTGAAGCACGAGCGGGACATTCCCGGTGCCTACGGGACGATGGCGGAACTCCTTGAGGTCAACGACACGTACCGCCTTCCCGTCGAGCAGATTGCGGGCAACAGCATGTTCCACTACATTGTCGACAACGACCAGACAGCAACCTACCTGACCAACTACCTTCGTACTAACTATGGAGGTCGACTGACGTTCATGCCTCTCAACCGCCTTCACCCAAGACACATCACCATGCCGAGATCGCAGGACGGCATCGTGCCGCTTTTGAGCAAGATCGGCTACGACTCGATGTTTGAGAAGGCTTTCCAGCAAGTTTTCGGCAAAGTCGTCGTGTGCCCCAACCTGAGCATAGGAGGCCAGTACGCAAGGAGtcacggcgtcgacgccattACGCTGGACGGTGACACCACGAACAAGAGAGGCGCCATGACTGGTGGATACATCGACCCCCGGCGCTCCCGACTGGAAGCCGTTCAGGCTGTCAACAAGTGGCGAAACGAGTATGAGAAGCTCCTGCAACAGTCTGATCGGATTAGGTCCCAGATCGAACAGAAGGAGCAAGAGATCACCCGGGCCATGGGCGAGGTTCAAAAGGCGGAGCAGAAGCTGCGGCAGCTGGAAGCCGGCTTTGAACCTCTGAGGCACGAACTTGCCAATAAGAACGGCCAGCTCGAGCACGAGAGGAGGCGTTTGAGCGATGCCGTTGGACACCGAGAAGCGGTCGAGAGGGATATGAAGATCTTCACAGAGAGTCTTGCTGCGAATGAGTCCGAGCTCGCGTCCGACTTCAAGAAGTCTCTCAGCAACGCTGAAGAGAAGCaactcgtcgagctcgatgcGCAGGTGCAGCGACTTCAAAAGGAGTGGAACGATGCCAGCAAGAAGCGGAGAGAGGCAGAAAGCCGGAAACAGATCCTCGAAACAGACATCAACCAGAACCTCCAACTGCGCCTGGATCAGCTCAACAGCCAGGCTTTCGAGAACAATACTTCGTCTGGCGACACCGGCAGCCTTAAGGAGGCGCAGCGAGAGCTCAAGAAGCTGCAGCGCGAGGCCAACGCCATTGAAAACAAGATGCAGGAGATCGAGGCGAAGCTCGAagagctcggcggcaagctcgACCGTCGtgaggccaagaaggcggaaCAGGAAGAGATCCgcagcaccgtcgccgcgaaggaggccaagcaacgcggcgccatcgagaagaGCATGTCCAAGAAGGCGGTTTATACCGCACAGGCAGCCGACGCAGCCAAGGCCATCAGGGATCTTGGTGTCCTCCCCGAAGAGGCGTTTGACAAGTACGAGCGGATGGACCCCAGACAAATCGACtcgaggttgaagaaggtcCGCCAGGCCTTGAAGAAGTTCCAGCACGTCAACAAGAAGGCGTTTGAACAGTACAACAGCTTCACGTCGCAGCAGGACCAGCTCCTCAAGCGACGCAAGGAGCTGGATGCCTCGCAGGAGTCCATCGAGGAGCTTGTTGCCCACCTCGACCAGCGCaaggacgaggccatcgaaCGTACCTTCAAGCAGGTGTCGAAGGAGTTTGCCACTATTTTTGAGAAGCTCGTCCCGGCCGGCCATGGCCGTCTGGTCATCCAGCGCCGGACCGACCGCCGGATCGACCCCGAGTCGGACGAAGAGCAGAACCGCACCGTTGAGAACTATACTGGTGTAGGCATCAGCGTTTCTTTCAACTCGAAAACGTTGGACGAGCAACAGAGGATCCAGCAACTCAGTGGTGGACAAAAGA GTTTGTGTGCTCTGTGTCTCATCTTTGCTCTCCAGCAGACAGAGAGCAGTCCTATGGTTATcttcgacgaggtcgacgccaacCTCGACGCTCAATACCGTACTGCCGTCGCCAGCCTTCTGGAGTCAATCTCTCAGGACGCCGGCACGCAGTTTATCTGCACTACCTTCCGACCCGAAATCGTCCACATCGCCGACAAGTGCTACGGTGTCACGTTCCACAACAAGACGAGTTCCATCGATTGTGTCCCGACCGAGGAGGCCCTGAgcttcgtcgagggcgttGCTGCAGGGAAATGA